The Thunnus albacares chromosome 21, fThuAlb1.1, whole genome shotgun sequence genome window below encodes:
- the ssr1 gene encoding translocon-associated protein subunit alpha isoform X1 yields MMKFLPKLLLLLLLAFPATILIKGPAVSAQDLTEDEEAEAVDEDVVDDVTAEDEDDEAEVEDDENTELTEEKEDEEEEALVGEVKASPNADTTILFVKGDDFPANNIVKFLLGFTNKGSENFVVESLDASFRYPQDYQFFIQNFTALQLGTVVPPSRQATFEYSFIPAEPMGGRPFGLVINLNYKDSSGNVFQDAVFNQTVTITEKEDGLDGETIFMYVFLSGLGLLVIVGLHQLLESRKRRRPAPKVEMGTSSHNDVDLSWIPQETLNQIMQSRRDKASPRRSPRKRSQKRSAGSDE; encoded by the exons ATGATGAAATTTCTACctaaactgctgctgctattgCTGCTAGCCTTCCCGGCGACCATCCTCATCAAAG GGCCGGCAGTGAGCGCCCAGGATCTGACTGAGGATGAGGAGGCCGAGGCTGTGGATGAAGATGTCGTGGATGATGTGACAGCCGAGGATGAGGACGATGAAGCTGAGGTGGAAGACGATGAAAATACAGAACtg acggaagaaaaagaagatgaagaagaagaagcgttGGTCGGAGAGGTGAAGGCTTCTCCCAACGCCGACACCACCATCCTCTTCGTCAAAGGAGACG ACTTCCCAGCCAACAACATCGTCAAGTTCCTGCTCGGCTTCACCAACAAGGGATCAGAGAACTTCGTCGTGGAGTCTCTGGACGCGTCTTTCCGTTACCCGCag GATTATCAGTTCTTCATCCAGAACTTCACGGCTCTCCAGCTCGGCACCGTGGTTCCTCCCAGCAGACAGGCCACCTTCGAGTACTCCTTCATCCCCGCTGAGCCGATGGGAGGAAGACCCTTCGGACTCGTCATCAACCTCAACTACAAGGACAGCAGT ggAAACGTTTTCCAGGACGCCGTGTTCAACCAGACGGTCACCATCACGGAGAAAGAGGACGGACTCGACGGAGAGAC GATCTTCATGTACGTCTTCCTCTCAGGTCTCGGGCTGCTCGTCATCGTCGGTCTTCACCAGCTGCTGGAGTCCAGAAAG aggaGGCGTCCAGCTCCTAAGGTTGAAATGGGAACTTCGAGCCACAACGACGTGGACCTGAGCTGGATCCCTCAGGAAACACTCAACCAGATCA TGCAGAGTCGTAGAG aCAAAGCGTCTCCTAGGAGATCTCCTCGCAAAAGGAGCCAGAAACGTTCGGCCGGCTCAGACGAGTGA
- the ssr1 gene encoding translocon-associated protein subunit alpha isoform X2 translates to MMKFLPKLLLLLLLAFPATILIKGPAVSAQDLTEDEEAEAVDEDVVDDVTAEDEDDEAEVEDDENTELTEEKEDEEEEALVGEVKASPNADTTILFVKGDDFPANNIVKFLLGFTNKGSENFVVESLDASFRYPQDYQFFIQNFTALQLGTVVPPSRQATFEYSFIPAEPMGGRPFGLVINLNYKDSSGNVFQDAVFNQTVTITEKEDGLDGETIFMYVFLSGLGLLVIVGLHQLLESRKRRRPAPKVEMGTSSHNDVDLSWIPQETLNQINKASPRRSPRKRSQKRSAGSDE, encoded by the exons ATGATGAAATTTCTACctaaactgctgctgctattgCTGCTAGCCTTCCCGGCGACCATCCTCATCAAAG GGCCGGCAGTGAGCGCCCAGGATCTGACTGAGGATGAGGAGGCCGAGGCTGTGGATGAAGATGTCGTGGATGATGTGACAGCCGAGGATGAGGACGATGAAGCTGAGGTGGAAGACGATGAAAATACAGAACtg acggaagaaaaagaagatgaagaagaagaagcgttGGTCGGAGAGGTGAAGGCTTCTCCCAACGCCGACACCACCATCCTCTTCGTCAAAGGAGACG ACTTCCCAGCCAACAACATCGTCAAGTTCCTGCTCGGCTTCACCAACAAGGGATCAGAGAACTTCGTCGTGGAGTCTCTGGACGCGTCTTTCCGTTACCCGCag GATTATCAGTTCTTCATCCAGAACTTCACGGCTCTCCAGCTCGGCACCGTGGTTCCTCCCAGCAGACAGGCCACCTTCGAGTACTCCTTCATCCCCGCTGAGCCGATGGGAGGAAGACCCTTCGGACTCGTCATCAACCTCAACTACAAGGACAGCAGT ggAAACGTTTTCCAGGACGCCGTGTTCAACCAGACGGTCACCATCACGGAGAAAGAGGACGGACTCGACGGAGAGAC GATCTTCATGTACGTCTTCCTCTCAGGTCTCGGGCTGCTCGTCATCGTCGGTCTTCACCAGCTGCTGGAGTCCAGAAAG aggaGGCGTCCAGCTCCTAAGGTTGAAATGGGAACTTCGAGCCACAACGACGTGGACCTGAGCTGGATCCCTCAGGAAACACTCAACCAGATCA aCAAAGCGTCTCCTAGGAGATCTCCTCGCAAAAGGAGCCAGAAACGTTCGGCCGGCTCAGACGAGTGA